Proteins from a genomic interval of Desulfitibacter alkalitolerans DSM 16504:
- the rpmF gene encoding 50S ribosomal protein L32, which produces MGVPKRRQSKAKVRARRAQWRKIDSLPLVECPQCRQLKVPHRMCAECGFYKKNAAGAEKA; this is translated from the coding sequence ATGGGAGTACCAAAAAGAAGGCAGTCAAAAGCCAAAGTTCGTGCCAGACGTGCACAATGGAGAAAAATTGATTCGCTACCTTTAGTGGAATGTCCACAGTGTCGTCAATTAAAGGTGCCGCATAGAATGTGTGCAGAATGTGGTTTTTACAAAAAAAATGCAGCCGGCGCAGAAAAAGCATAA
- the ylbJ gene encoding sporulation integral membrane protein YlbJ, giving the protein MIKQRKSSLIFLLKLVLIFVIFFSLIIFPKQVFEASLRGLNAWWTIVFPALLPFFIMSEILVALGIVQFLGVLLEPIMRPVFRLPGTGAFVLAVGYTSGAPISSIVTADLRKKHLLTRNEAERIICFTNNASPLFMFGAVAVGMFNSPEIGVIIAVSHYLANILLGVCLRFRAPRKYGMHYNSQKLGFKKALQALLDSQIPNKKPLGKILGDAIRNSVNNLTQIGGFIILFSVIIELLNLFNVIGLISVCLTFLLNPLLMVDHQLAKGIASGFVEMTIGSKLIAESPSPLHIKVAAVSLILGWSGLSIHAQAISMLATTDIRFYPFVIARFFHGIMAALITLLIYNPAVSVISKYDSLLYWEYSTLGIIYYSCGIFVLIIVLFLSLSLLLSLIKRIRPILHLLFH; this is encoded by the coding sequence ATGATAAAACAAAGGAAATCTAGTTTAATTTTTCTTTTAAAACTAGTGTTGATTTTTGTTATATTCTTCTCATTAATAATTTTTCCCAAGCAGGTATTCGAAGCTTCTTTGCGCGGACTAAATGCATGGTGGACTATTGTCTTTCCAGCATTATTGCCTTTTTTTATAATGTCAGAAATTCTTGTTGCCCTTGGAATTGTACAGTTTTTAGGAGTTTTACTGGAACCCATAATGCGACCTGTATTTAGACTACCAGGAACTGGTGCCTTTGTACTAGCGGTTGGCTATACTTCTGGAGCCCCAATAAGCTCAATTGTAACAGCAGATTTAAGAAAAAAACATTTGCTTACAAGAAATGAAGCTGAAAGAATAATATGCTTTACAAATAATGCAAGCCCTCTGTTCATGTTTGGCGCTGTAGCCGTTGGTATGTTTAATAGTCCTGAAATTGGCGTGATAATTGCAGTTTCTCATTATCTGGCTAATATTCTTCTAGGTGTCTGCTTAAGATTTAGGGCTCCGAGAAAATATGGTATGCACTATAATTCACAAAAGCTAGGATTTAAAAAGGCCTTACAGGCCTTGCTTGATAGTCAAATACCCAATAAAAAACCTCTAGGGAAAATCCTTGGTGATGCTATAAGGAACTCGGTAAATAATCTGACCCAAATAGGAGGTTTTATCATTCTTTTTTCAGTTATAATAGAATTATTGAACCTATTCAATGTGATTGGGCTAATATCTGTTTGCTTAACATTTTTATTAAATCCACTATTAATGGTGGACCATCAGTTAGCAAAAGGCATAGCCAGCGGCTTTGTGGAAATGACTATTGGCTCAAAACTAATTGCTGAATCTCCTTCCCCATTACACATAAAGGTTGCCGCAGTCAGTCTAATATTAGGCTGGTCTGGACTATCAATCCATGCTCAGGCCATTAGCATGTTGGCCACCACAGACATAAGATTTTACCCCTTTGTTATTGCAAGGTTTTTCCATGGAATCATGGCAGCTTTAATTACCCTGTTGATCTACAATCCCGCAGTTTCGGTCATATCTAAATATGATAGCCTGTTATATTGGGAATATAGCACGTTGGGTATCATATATTACAGTTGTGGTATATTTGTATTAATTATAGTTTTATTTCTTTCGTTATCTCTATTATTATCTTTAATTAAAAGAATTAGACCTATCCTACATCTTCTATTTCATTAA
- the rsmD gene encoding 16S rRNA (guanine(966)-N(2))-methyltransferase RsmD — translation MRIISGYAKGRRIIAPRGTKIRPTSDRVKEAIFNTISPLVYKSDFLDLFAGTGNIGIEALSRGANSCTFVDQSPKAIKCIRNNLANIGFEDRSTIILGDSRKIINKLTKIYDIIFLDPPYGYDLVVPIVKKLKLLLKEEGIIVVETESKIELPPQCDTFRLLKTSKYGDTQVGYYK, via the coding sequence GTGAGAATAATTTCAGGTTATGCCAAGGGAAGACGAATAATTGCCCCTAGGGGAACAAAAATTAGACCCACATCTGATAGGGTTAAGGAAGCCATCTTCAATACAATATCCCCTTTGGTTTATAAAAGTGATTTTTTGGACTTGTTTGCAGGGACCGGCAATATTGGCATAGAGGCATTAAGTAGGGGTGCTAACAGCTGTACCTTTGTTGATCAATCTCCCAAGGCCATTAAATGTATAAGAAATAATTTGGCAAATATAGGTTTTGAGGATAGGAGCACAATAATATTAGGTGATTCTAGAAAAATAATTAATAAACTCACTAAAATATATGATATTATTTTCTTGGATCCTCCCTATGGATATGATTTGGTAGTACCAATAGTAAAAAAATTAAAACTGTTGCTAAAAGAAGAAGGAATTATAGTAGTAGAAACAGAAAGTAAAATAGAGCTGCCGCCACAATGTGACACCTTTCGATTATTGAAAACATCTAAATATGGTGATACACAAGTGGGGTATTATAAATAG
- a CDS encoding YceD family protein produces the protein MFIDVEKIKLDKLLTRHYDFTVNLPQVIVGQEKVTFNGPIKVVADVTFTQKDILVKGKITAEAKVICHCCLEQFTLDIETPLMERFVTAAQYNLLSEKEQQDGDVNWYQNGQINLEPLIEQALFLALPMKAVCKENCQGLCPRCGCNLNLKKCECKNEEIDPRLAVLQQLLKTN, from the coding sequence GTGTTTATTGATGTTGAGAAGATTAAACTTGACAAATTATTAACTCGACATTACGACTTTACAGTTAACTTGCCTCAAGTAATTGTGGGTCAAGAGAAAGTTACTTTTAATGGGCCGATTAAGGTGGTCGCAGATGTAACATTTACTCAAAAGGATATTCTTGTTAAGGGCAAAATTACTGCCGAAGCAAAGGTTATATGTCATTGCTGTTTGGAGCAGTTTACACTTGACATAGAAACTCCTTTAATGGAAAGGTTTGTAACAGCTGCTCAATATAACCTTCTGTCAGAAAAGGAACAGCAGGATGGGGATGTTAATTGGTACCAGAATGGTCAAATCAATTTGGAACCGTTAATAGAGCAGGCATTGTTTTTAGCTTTGCCCATGAAGGCAGTATGTAAAGAGAACTGTCAAGGATTGTGTCCAAGGTGTGGTTGTAACCTTAATCTGAAAAAATGTGAGTGTAAGAATGAGGAAATTGACCCCAGATTGGCAGTTTTGCAGCAGCTACTTAAAACTAATTAG
- a CDS encoding acetate/propionate family kinase, producing MKVLVVNSGSSSIKYQMFDMTNEEVLAKGLVERIGLDGALIAHQPAGQDKYVLETAIPNHEIGIKLVVEALLDKDHGVINGMEEINAVGHRAVHGGVIAESVLITDTIKEEFKKLFNLAPLHNPPGLMGMNACEKLMPGIPQVAVFDTAFHQTMPPSAYTYALPKELCKKHKIRRYGFHGTSHKFVAQRAAKVAGVELDNSKIITCHLGNGASITAVKDGKSVDTSMGLTPLEGLVMGTRCGIIDPAIVPFLMDMENLTTDQVSTLMNKKSGVLGISGVSSDFRDLEAASAEGNRDAQLAIDVYVHYVKKLIGSYAAVLNGVDVLVFTAGLGENSWDIREKVCENMDYLGVKIDKEANKIRGQEKVVSASDSKVKVVVIPTNEELMIARDTKEVVEAIS from the coding sequence ATGAAAGTGTTAGTTGTAAACTCAGGAAGCTCATCAATTAAGTATCAGATGTTTGATATGACAAATGAGGAGGTATTGGCCAAGGGTTTAGTTGAAAGAATCGGTCTTGACGGTGCTTTAATAGCTCATCAGCCAGCAGGTCAGGACAAGTATGTGCTAGAAACAGCGATTCCTAATCATGAAATAGGAATTAAGTTAGTAGTAGAAGCTTTATTAGATAAGGATCATGGAGTAATAAATGGCATGGAAGAGATTAACGCAGTGGGACATCGTGCGGTTCACGGCGGTGTAATTGCCGAATCAGTACTAATTACTGATACCATTAAAGAAGAATTTAAAAAGCTGTTTAATCTAGCACCACTGCATAATCCACCTGGTCTTATGGGTATGAATGCATGTGAGAAGTTAATGCCAGGCATACCTCAGGTAGCTGTTTTTGATACAGCCTTTCATCAAACCATGCCGCCTTCAGCATATACTTATGCTTTACCAAAAGAATTATGTAAAAAGCACAAAATTAGAAGATATGGCTTTCACGGCACTTCACACAAGTTTGTTGCTCAGCGTGCTGCAAAGGTAGCTGGTGTGGAACTTGACAATAGTAAAATTATTACCTGTCATTTGGGAAATGGGGCATCAATAACTGCAGTAAAGGATGGCAAATCAGTTGATACAAGCATGGGATTAACACCTTTAGAAGGATTAGTAATGGGCACTCGCTGTGGTATAATTGATCCTGCCATAGTACCTTTTTTAATGGATATGGAAAATCTAACCACTGACCAGGTAAGCACCCTAATGAATAAAAAGAGTGGTGTTTTAGGAATTTCTGGAGTAAGCAGTGACTTTAGAGATCTAGAAGCAGCTTCAGCCGAGGGGAATAGAGATGCACAATTAGCCATTGATGTATATGTACATTATGTAAAAAAACTTATAGGCTCCTATGCAGCAGTATTAAATGGTGTTGATGTTCTAGTATTTACTGCAGGGTTAGGTGAAAATTCATGGGATATAAGAGAAAAAGTATGTGAGAATATGGATTACCTGGGAGTTAAAATAGATAAGGAAGCTAATAAAATTCGTGGTCAAGAAAAAGTAGTCTCAGCTAGTGATTCTAAGGTTAAGGTAGTAGTCATACCTACTAATGAAGAACTTATGATTGCAAGAGATACAAAAGAGGTTGTTGAGGCAATTTCTTGA
- a CDS encoding DUF2197 domain-containing protein, translating to MLVKCSLCGIKEEISKIHKDYQRLASNPQGIYICFKCNNHVKISASTAIKKEIRSL from the coding sequence ATGTTAGTAAAGTGTTCCCTTTGCGGCATCAAAGAGGAGATATCAAAAATCCATAAGGATTATCAGCGGCTAGCCAGTAATCCACAAGGAATTTATATTTGCTTTAAATGCAATAATCATGTGAAAATTAGTGCAAGTACCGCTATAAAAAAGGAAATCAGATCCTTGTAA
- a CDS encoding alpha/beta-type small acid-soluble spore protein — protein MPQGGGNTNNLVVPQARAAMQQLKYETAQELGIQIPQGGYMGDLPSRVNGSIGGLMVKKMIQSYEQQRAGK, from the coding sequence ATGCCACAAGGTGGAGGAAATACAAATAATTTAGTAGTCCCACAAGCTAGAGCAGCAATGCAGCAATTAAAGTATGAAACTGCTCAAGAACTAGGAATTCAAATCCCACAAGGGGGATATATGGGAGACCTTCCTTCAAGAGTTAATGGTTCCATTGGAGGATTAATGGTCAAGAAAATGATACAGTCTTATGAGCAGCAGCGTGCTGGTAAGTAA
- the fabK gene encoding enoyl-[acyl-carrier-protein] reductase FabK has product MNIKTRITQILGIKYPIFQGGMAWIATGELAGAVSKSGGLGIIGAGNAPPEIVEKEIEKVRKITDKPFGVNVYYLSPYVEEIIKLVIDKKVPVITTGAGNPGKHLAALKEAQVKVFPVVASVALAKRLERSGVDGIIAEGMECGGHIGEITTMALVPQIVDAVDIPVIAAGGIADGRGMLAAVALGAEGVQIGTRFICSTECIADDAYKNEIIKAKDRDTVVTGVHGHHVRCIKNKLTKEFIKRVESGVSIEELGELGAGKLKAAAIDGDIEMGSIMAGQVCAMINDIKPVETIINELIEGYNKELKRVQNI; this is encoded by the coding sequence ATTAATATCAAAACGCGAATCACACAAATTCTTGGTATAAAATACCCTATTTTTCAAGGTGGTATGGCTTGGATAGCTACGGGTGAATTGGCGGGAGCTGTATCTAAATCCGGTGGTTTGGGGATAATAGGTGCCGGAAATGCTCCGCCTGAAATAGTAGAGAAGGAAATAGAAAAGGTTAGGAAAATTACAGACAAACCATTTGGTGTAAATGTATATTACCTATCGCCCTATGTTGAGGAAATTATTAAACTTGTAATTGACAAGAAAGTTCCAGTAATCACCACAGGGGCCGGAAATCCTGGCAAACACCTGGCAGCATTAAAAGAAGCCCAGGTAAAAGTCTTTCCAGTTGTGGCCTCTGTTGCCCTAGCAAAAAGACTGGAGAGGTCTGGAGTGGATGGGATAATTGCAGAGGGTATGGAATGTGGAGGCCATATTGGGGAAATTACCACCATGGCCTTAGTACCCCAGATAGTAGATGCTGTAGATATTCCTGTGATAGCTGCTGGAGGAATTGCCGATGGAAGAGGCATGCTGGCAGCAGTGGCCCTTGGAGCAGAAGGTGTCCAGATAGGAACCCGCTTTATTTGTTCTACTGAATGTATAGCTGATGACGCATACAAAAATGAAATTATTAAAGCCAAGGATAGGGATACTGTTGTCACAGGAGTTCATGGACATCATGTAAGGTGTATTAAAAATAAGCTTACCAAAGAGTTTATTAAAAGAGTTGAATCAGGTGTTTCAATTGAGGAGTTAGGCGAGCTGGGTGCTGGTAAATTAAAGGCTGCTGCTATAGATGGAGATATAGAGATGGGTTCCATTATGGCAGGCCAGGTCTGCGCAATGATAAATGATATTAAGCCCGTAGAAACCATTATCAATGAATTAATTGAAGGCTATAATAAAGAATTAAAGAGGGTGCAAAATATATAA
- a CDS encoding alpha/beta-type small acid-soluble spore protein — MPNNNKLLVPQARAAMEQFKYETAQELGIQIPQGGYMGDLPSRVNGSIGGLMVKKMIQTYQQQRAGQ; from the coding sequence TTGCCTAACAATAACAAACTTTTGGTGCCTCAGGCTAGAGCAGCTATGGAACAATTCAAGTATGAAACAGCTCAAGAACTAGGAATTCAAATTCCACAGGGTGGATATATGGGAGACCTTCCTTCAAGGGTTAATGGTTCTATAGGAGGATTAATGGTCAAGAAAATGATTCAGACTTACCAGCAGCAGCGTGCTGGTCAGTAA
- the plsX gene encoding phosphate acyltransferase PlsX, giving the protein MVKIALDAMGGDYAPSEIIKGAVEAVKKNYAEVVLVGIESQIEKELAKYPTMEGISVIHASEVIGMDEAPAVATRKKRDSSMMVAARLVKEKQVQGMVSAGSTGAQMAASVMNIGRIKGISRPAIATLMPTLSGPKLLLDVGSNVDSKPENLLQFAQMGSLYVEKLLGSNNPKVGLINIGSEKTKGNQLTIAAYELLEQSALNFVGNVEPRDIPHGPVDVMVCDGFVGNCLLKFAEGLAGGFGVLLKRELTKNFVRKLGALALVPGLRNIKKQFDYSEYGGAPLLGINGVSIICHGSSNSIAICNAIKVAAQSYDSKLVEAIQGINDI; this is encoded by the coding sequence ATGGTTAAGATAGCCCTGGATGCCATGGGAGGCGATTATGCCCCAAGTGAAATTATTAAAGGTGCTGTAGAAGCTGTAAAAAAAAATTATGCAGAAGTAGTTTTAGTTGGTATTGAGTCCCAAATTGAAAAGGAACTGGCCAAATATCCTACCATGGAAGGTATAAGTGTTATACATGCATCAGAAGTAATAGGCATGGACGAGGCACCCGCAGTTGCCACTAGAAAAAAGAGAGATAGCTCCATGATGGTAGCTGCCAGGTTGGTTAAGGAAAAACAAGTTCAAGGCATGGTATCAGCTGGCAGCACAGGAGCGCAGATGGCGGCAAGCGTTATGAACATAGGTAGAATTAAAGGAATAAGCAGGCCTGCCATAGCTACCTTAATGCCAACCTTAAGTGGGCCAAAATTACTTTTAGATGTAGGCTCAAATGTAGATTCTAAACCTGAGAACTTACTTCAATTTGCTCAGATGGGTAGTTTATATGTAGAAAAATTATTAGGATCTAATAACCCAAAAGTTGGACTCATTAACATAGGTTCAGAAAAAACTAAAGGAAATCAGCTAACAATAGCAGCATATGAGCTATTAGAACAAAGCGCATTAAATTTTGTTGGCAATGTAGAGCCAAGAGATATTCCTCATGGACCAGTTGATGTTATGGTATGTGATGGCTTTGTGGGCAACTGTCTATTAAAGTTTGCAGAAGGCCTTGCAGGTGGATTTGGTGTTCTATTAAAAAGAGAATTGACTAAGAATTTTGTACGTAAGCTGGGAGCTTTAGCGCTGGTTCCAGGATTAAGGAATATTAAAAAGCAATTTGACTATTCCGAGTATGGAGGAGCGCCTTTATTGGGTATAAATGGAGTAAGTATAATATGTCATGGCAGTTCAAATTCAATAGCCATATGCAATGCTATTAAGGTAGCAGCCCAAAGCTATGATAGTAAATTAGTAGAGGCTATTCAGGGAATTAATGACATCTAA
- the fapR gene encoding transcription factor FapR, with translation MAKGLKKQRQEELVSYLENNPFSTDEELAEHFSVSIQTIRLDRIALGIPELRERVKSVAEEKYAKVKSLSETEIMGELIDIDLDKEAYSLLKIEKEHTFERTGIARGHHLFAQANSLAIAVVDAKVVLTGSARVRYKRPVRIGERVVCKAVVKVKRSNTYLVSIYSKVEGEMVFKGQFIVQSQST, from the coding sequence ATGGCTAAAGGTTTAAAAAAGCAAAGACAGGAAGAGTTAGTAAGCTATTTAGAAAATAATCCTTTCAGCACTGATGAAGAATTGGCTGAGCACTTTTCTGTTAGTATCCAGACAATACGCCTGGATAGAATAGCCCTTGGTATACCAGAATTAAGAGAAAGAGTTAAGAGTGTTGCCGAGGAAAAATATGCCAAGGTAAAATCACTTTCCGAAACTGAGATTATGGGAGAATTGATAGATATTGATCTTGACAAGGAAGCCTATTCCCTGCTAAAAATTGAAAAGGAGCATACTTTTGAAAGGACTGGCATTGCCCGTGGGCACCACCTTTTTGCTCAAGCTAATTCTTTAGCTATTGCAGTAGTAGATGCCAAGGTGGTACTGACTGGTAGTGCCAGGGTGCGTTATAAAAGACCTGTCCGTATTGGTGAAAGGGTAGTATGCAAAGCAGTCGTAAAGGTAAAAAGATCCAATACATATTTAGTATCCATATACTCCAAGGTTGAAGGTGAAATGGTTTTTAAAGGACAGTTTATTGTCCAGTCACAATCCACATAA
- a CDS encoding patatin-like phospholipase family protein, whose amino-acid sequence MQRPIVGLALGAGAAKGMAHLGVLMALEEENIPVDIIAGTSIGSVFGALYADNADLNLVFKIAATLRHEQFVDVILPKMGLIKGEKIEELFRLITKNKTFDQLAKPFFAVAADIETGEEIIINTGKVADALRASVSIPGIFKPKNLGTRLLVDGAVKNHVPINVLKMHGADYIIAVDVRFGGRIGTRHKVQNIFDVILMSLEVPHFDSIKQLCNECSVLIQPDLSHISPARFDLVQECMEIGIEETKKHIPVIKKDLHAMGVI is encoded by the coding sequence ATGCAACGCCCCATTGTGGGATTAGCACTTGGTGCCGGTGCCGCAAAAGGAATGGCACATCTTGGGGTACTAATGGCATTGGAGGAAGAAAATATACCAGTTGATATAATCGCAGGAACCAGCATAGGCAGTGTATTTGGAGCACTGTATGCTGATAATGCTGATTTAAACCTGGTCTTTAAAATTGCTGCTACTTTAAGACATGAGCAATTTGTTGATGTGATTTTGCCAAAAATGGGTTTGATAAAGGGTGAAAAAATTGAAGAATTGTTTAGGCTAATTACAAAAAATAAGACTTTTGACCAATTAGCAAAGCCATTTTTTGCAGTAGCTGCAGATATAGAAACGGGTGAAGAAATAATAATAAATACAGGCAAAGTTGCAGATGCTTTAAGGGCAAGTGTTTCTATCCCAGGAATCTTCAAACCAAAAAATCTTGGCACCCGGCTATTAGTAGATGGTGCAGTAAAAAACCATGTGCCCATTAACGTATTGAAGATGCATGGCGCAGACTACATAATAGCAGTAGATGTTAGATTTGGAGGTAGAATAGGCACCAGGCATAAGGTGCAAAATATCTTTGATGTTATTTTAATGTCATTGGAAGTTCCTCATTTTGATAGTATTAAGCAGTTATGTAATGAATGCAGTGTATTAATACAGCCAGATCTTTCCCATATCAGTCCCGCAAGATTTGATTTAGTCCAGGAGTGTATGGAAATAGGGATAGAGGAAACCAAAAAGCATATACCGGTCATAAAAAAAGATTTACATGCCATGGGAGTGATATGA
- a CDS encoding beta-ketoacyl-ACP synthase III has protein sequence MENKCRAKITGIGMYLPEKVITNKHLEASVDTSDEWIRSRTGIEERRVVEEGVTCSDLGARAALMAMEHAMVTSQDIDLIIVATLTPDMVWPSTACLIQEKIGANNAAAYDLSAGCTGFIYALATATQFVETGFYKNVLVIGAEVMSKIVNWEDRNTCILFGDGAGAVVLQPSQDSTGILANYLGSDGRGAHLLKQPAGGSSLPPTYQTIDDKLHTIYMNGNEVFKFAVRVMGEASLKVLEIAGVDKEEVDLLIPHQANMRIVESAIKRLNLSPEKVVVNLNKYGNMSSASIPVALYEAYMNQKICEGQKILLVGFGAGLTWGATLIQW, from the coding sequence ATGGAAAATAAATGCCGTGCAAAAATTACTGGTATAGGTATGTATTTGCCTGAAAAAGTAATAACAAATAAACACTTGGAAGCATCTGTAGATACAAGTGATGAATGGATTAGGTCCAGAACTGGTATTGAAGAAAGGCGCGTAGTTGAAGAAGGAGTAACATGTTCTGATTTAGGCGCCAGGGCTGCTTTAATGGCCATGGAACATGCCATGGTCACTTCACAAGATATTGATTTAATTATTGTTGCCACGCTGACCCCTGATATGGTATGGCCATCTACTGCTTGCTTGATACAGGAAAAAATAGGTGCCAATAATGCCGCAGCCTATGACTTATCAGCTGGCTGCACGGGGTTTATCTATGCCCTTGCAACTGCTACCCAGTTTGTAGAAACAGGGTTTTATAAAAATGTGCTTGTTATTGGCGCAGAGGTTATGTCCAAAATCGTTAATTGGGAAGATCGAAATACCTGTATTTTGTTTGGTGATGGAGCTGGGGCAGTTGTTTTACAGCCATCACAAGATTCAACAGGTATTCTGGCCAACTATTTAGGAAGTGATGGAAGAGGAGCCCATTTATTAAAACAGCCAGCTGGGGGATCCAGTCTTCCTCCGACATATCAAACAATAGATGATAAATTGCATACTATTTACATGAATGGCAATGAAGTCTTTAAATTTGCCGTACGTGTAATGGGGGAGGCATCACTAAAAGTTCTTGAAATAGCAGGTGTGGATAAGGAGGAGGTTGATTTATTAATACCTCATCAGGCAAATATGCGTATTGTTGAGTCAGCTATTAAAAGATTAAATCTGTCACCAGAAAAGGTAGTTGTAAATCTTAATAAATATGGAAACATGTCAAGTGCATCAATACCAGTTGCTCTCTATGAAGCATATATGAACCAGAAAATTTGTGAAGGGCAAAAAATTCTCTTAGTGGGTTTTGGTGCCGGGTTAACATGGGGAGCTACTTTAATTCAATGGTAG
- the gpr gene encoding GPR endopeptidase, with protein MTLTFDLIKNLGINLDLAIEAHSLLRGDANQEIQGVRENVKQFSNGTITSIQILDENGARQMGKQPGNYLTIESSGLRENNPEVHQEIADIMGKELEGLLQSVGLTENDTVLIVGLGNWDATPDALGPKVAGKVLVTRHLHKYTPQNVQGGLRPVCALSPGVLGITGIETAEIIKGVVEKVQPSLVIAVDALAAMDLSRITSTIQIADTGINPGSGIGNQRMAITREALGVPVIAIGIPTVVHAAVVVSASLHYLVSNQPIQKTLLNDSIVQDAIQSVLQPFNGNFTVTPKEIDDLIETTAKIVASGLNQGLHPAIGPEEGNIYYH; from the coding sequence TTGACATTGACCTTTGATTTAATAAAAAATCTTGGAATTAACCTGGACTTGGCCATAGAAGCACACAGCCTGTTAAGAGGAGATGCCAATCAAGAAATCCAGGGAGTTAGAGAAAATGTAAAGCAGTTCAGCAATGGTACAATTACCAGTATTCAAATATTGGACGAGAATGGTGCCAGACAAATGGGTAAACAGCCTGGCAACTACCTTACAATAGAATCATCAGGGTTAAGAGAGAATAACCCTGAGGTCCACCAGGAAATAGCAGATATTATGGGAAAAGAGCTTGAAGGACTATTGCAATCTGTTGGCCTTACCGAAAATGATACAGTTTTAATTGTAGGCCTGGGAAATTGGGATGCCACACCAGATGCCCTTGGCCCAAAGGTAGCAGGCAAGGTTCTTGTCACCCGGCATCTTCACAAATATACACCCCAGAATGTCCAAGGTGGTCTTAGACCAGTATGTGCATTATCACCTGGTGTACTTGGCATTACAGGCATTGAAACAGCTGAAATCATTAAAGGTGTTGTAGAAAAGGTTCAACCTTCCCTGGTAATAGCAGTAGATGCATTAGCAGCCATGGATTTAAGTCGTATTACCTCAACTATTCAAATAGCTGATACGGGAATAAACCCTGGTTCAGGTATTGGCAATCAAAGAATGGCTATAACCAGGGAAGCACTGGGAGTTCCTGTTATTGCTATTGGGATACCAACAGTAGTACATGCAGCAGTTGTGGTATCCGCCAGTCTGCATTATCTTGTAAGCAATCAACCAATACAAAAGACTCTTTTGAATGATAGTATTGTGCAGGATGCTATTCAATCTGTGCTGCAGCCATTTAATGGCAATTTTACTGTGACGCCTAAAGAAATTGACGATCTAATTGAAACCACAGCAAAAATTGTAGCATCTGGCTTAAATCAAGGATTACACCCAGCTATCGGCCCTGAAGAGGGGAATATATACTATCACTAG